Proteins from a single region of Oryza brachyantha chromosome 6, ObraRS2, whole genome shotgun sequence:
- the LOC102719965 gene encoding receptor-like protein kinase 5 — translation MSNTYLLLHALLPLLLLAGGSAAAGDRDTLVALRKAWGNPPKLASWDPATAATDHCSWQGVTCSDGTGGGGRAVTELSLRDMNLTGTVPAAVCDLPSLTRLDLSGNNLSGAFPAAALYRCSRLLFLDLAENSFDGALPRDIGRLSPAMEHLNLSSNSFGGEVPPAVAALPALKSLLLDTNQFTGAYPAAEIGNLTSLEHLTLAANAFAPAPVPRAFAKLTNLTYLWMSKMNMTGGIPEEFSSLTELTLFDLSSNKLSGAIPAWVWRHQKLEYLYLFNNELTGELPRNVTAVNLVEIDLSTNQLGGEMPEDFGNLNNLTLLFLYFNQLTGTIPAGIGLLPKLNDIRLFNNHLTGELPPELGKHSPVGNIEISNNNLSGRLPETLCANGKLFDIVAFNNSFSGELPANLGDCVLMNNLMLYNNRFSGDFPEKIWSFKKLTTVMIQNNSFTGALPAVISPNISRIEMGNNMFSGSIPASAIKLTVFKAENNQLAGELPADMSKLTDLTDLSVPGNRIAGSIPVSIKLLVKLNSLNLSGNRIAGVIPPASIGTLPALTILDLSGNQLTGDIPADLGNLNFNSLNVSSNQLAGEVPLALQGAAYDRSFLGTHLCARSGSGTKLPTCPGGGGSGGGGHDELSKGLIILFSMLAGIVLVGSAGIAWLLLRRRKDSQDVTDWKMTQFTPLDFTESDVLSNIKEENVIGSGGSGKVYRIHLASRGGAGAGRTVAVKKIWNSRKLDAKLDKEFEAEVTVLGNIRHNNIVKLLCCISSQDAKLLVYEYMEHGSLDRWLHHRDREGAPAPLDWPTRLAIAIDAARGLSYMHHDCAQAIVHRDVKSSNILLDPEFQAKIADFGLARMLVKSGEPESVSAIGGTFGYMAPEYGYSKKVNEKVDVYSFGVVLLELTTGKVANDAGADFCLAEWAWRRYQKGPPFDDAVDENIREQASLPDVMSVFTLGVICTGENPPARPSMKDVLHHLLRCDRMSAQGPEQLCQLDYVDGAAPLLEAKKGSRRRSSASSGRWDAGGGDDDDSGNFVVHVV, via the exons ATGTCGAACACTTatctcctcctccatgccctcctccccctcctcctcctcgccggtggatccgccgcggccggcgaccgCGACACGCTCGTGGCTCTCAGGAAGGCGTGGGGGAACCCCCCGAAGCTCGCCTCGTGGGACcccgccacggcggcgaccgaccaCTGCAGCTGGCAGGGGGTGACGTGCTCTGATGgtaccggcggtggcgggaggGCGGTGACGGAGCTGTCCCTGCGCGACATGAACCTTACCGGgacggtgccggcggcggtgtgCGACCTCCCGAGCCTGACGCGGCTCGACCTCTCCGGCAACAACCTCTCCGGCGCCttccccgccgcggcgctgtACCGGTGCTCCAGGCTCCTGttcctcgacctcgccgaaaACTCGTTCGACGGCGCCCTCCCGCGCGACATTGGCCGGCTTTCGCCGGCGATGGAGCACCTCAACCTGTCGTCGAACAGcttcggcggcgaggtgccgcccgcggtggcggcgctccCGGCGCTCAAGTCGCTGCTCCTCGACACCAACCAGTTCACCGGCGCGTACCCGGCGGCGGAGATAGGCAACCTCACCTCCCTCGAGCACCTCACGCTGGCCGCCAACGCgttcgcgccggcgccggtgccgcgGGCGTTCGCCAAGCTCACCAATCTCACCTATCTTTGGATGAGCAAGATGAACATGACCGGCGGGATTCCGGAGGAGTTCTCCAGCCTCACGGAGCTGACGCTGTTCGACTTGTCGTCGAACAAGCTCAGCGGCGCCATTCCGGCGTGGGTGTGGCGGCACCAGAAGCTCGAGTACCTCTACCTGTTCAACAACGAACTCACCGGCGAGCTGCCACGCAACGTCACGGCGGTGAATCTGGTCGAGATCGACTTGTCGACGAACCAGCTCGGTGGCGAGATGCCGGAGGATTTCGGCAACCTCAACAACCTCACTTTGCTGTTCCTTTACTTCAACCAGCTCACCGGCACGATTCCGGCGGGCATTGGGCTGCTCCCGAAGCTCAACGACATCCGGCTGTTCAACAACCACCTCACCGGCGAGCTCCCGCCGGAGCTCGGGAAGCACTCGCCGGTCGGCAACATCGAGATCTCCAACAACAACCTCTCCGGCCGGCTCCCCGAGACGCTCTGCGCCAACGGGAAGCTCTTCGACATTGTGGCCTTCAACAACAGTTTCTCCGGCGAGCTCCCGGCGAACCTCGGCGACTGCGTCCTGATGAACAACCTCATGCTCTACAACAACCGCTTCTCCGGCGACTTCCCGGAGAAGATCTGGTCGTTCAAGAAGCTGACCACGGTGATGATCCAGAACAACAGCTTCACCGGAGCTCTGCCTGCCGTGATATCGCCCAACATCTCGCGGATCGAGATGGGGAACAACATGTTCTCCGGCTCTATCCCGGCCTCGGCGATCAAGCTAACCGTGTTCAAGGCGGAGAACaaccagctcgccggcgagctcccggCCGATATGAGCAAACTCACCGACCTCACTGATCTGTCGGTGCCTGGTAATCGAATAGCTGGCTCCATACCTGTGTCGATCAAGCTGCTTGTGAAGCTCAATTCGCTCAACCTGAGCGGCAACCGGATCGCCGGCGTGATACCGCCGGCGAGCATAGGCACTCTCCCGGCGCTGACCATCCTCGATTTGTCCGGCAACCAGCTCACCGGCGACATCCCCGCCGACCTGGGGAACCTCAACTTCAACTCGCTCAACGTGTCATCGaaccagctcgccggcgaggtgccGCTCGCGCTGCAGGGCGCGGCGTACGACCGCAGCTTCCTCGGCACGCATCTCTGCGCCAGGTCGGGCTCCGGCACGAAGCTCCCGACatgccccggcggcggcggcagcggcggaggcggccacgACGAGCTCTCGAAGGGCCTGATCATCCTCTTCTCGATGCTCGCCGGCATTGTGCTCGTCGGCAGCGCTGGCATCGCGTggctgctcctccgccgccgcaaggACAGCCAGGACGTGACCGACTGGAAGATGACGCAGTTCACCCCTCTCGACTTCACCGAGTCCGACGTGCTCAGCAACATCAAGGAGGAGAACGtcatcggcagcggcgggtcAGGCAAGGTGTACCGCATCCACCTCGcctcccgcggcggcgccggcgccggcaggaCAGTGGCCGTGAAGAAGATATGGAATTCGAGGAAGCTGGACGCGAAGCTGGACAAGGAgttcgaggcggaggtgacggTGCTCGGCAACATCCGGCACAACAACATCGTCAAGCTCCTCTGCTGCATCTCCAGCCAGGACGCCAAGCTGCTGGTCTACGAGTACATGGAGCACGGCAGCCTCGACCGGTGGCTGCACCACCGCGACCGCGagggcgcgccggcgccgctggaCTGGCCGACGAGGCTGGCCATCGCCATCGACGCCGCCCGGGGGCTCAGCTACATGCACCACGACTGCGCGCAGGCCATCGTCCACCGCGACGTCAAGTCCAGCAACATCCTCCTCGACCCGGAGTTCCAGGCCAAGATCGCCGACTTCGGCCTCGCCCGTATGCTCGTCAAGTCCGGCGAGCCCGAGTCCGTCTCCGCCATCGGCGGCACGTTCGGCTACATGGCGCCAG AGTATGGGTACAGCAAGAAGGTGAATGAGAAGGTGgacgtgtacagcttcggCGTGGTGCTGCTGGAGCTGACGACCGGCAAGGTCGCgaacgacgccggcgccgacttCTGCTTGGCGGAgtgggcgtggcggcggtACCAGAAGGGGCCCCCGTtcgacgacgccgtcgacgAGAACATCCGGGAACAGGCCAGCCTGCCTGACGTCATGTCGGTGTTCACGCTCGGCGTGATCTGCACGGGGGAGAacccgccggcgaggccgtccATGAAGGATGTCCTGCACCACCTCCTCCGGTGCGACCGGATGTCCGCCCAGGGACCTGAGCAGCTGTGCCAGCTCGACTacgtcgacggcgccgcgccgcttcTGGAGGCGAAGAAAGGCAGCCGACGGAGGAGCTCGGCGTCGTCCGGCAGGtgggacgccggcggcggcgacgacgacgacagcggcaACTTCGTGGTGCACGTTGTTTAG